The following coding sequences lie in one Haematobia irritans isolate KBUSLIRL chromosome 3, ASM5000362v1, whole genome shotgun sequence genomic window:
- the TAF1C-like gene encoding TATA box-binding protein-associated factor RNA polymerase I subunit C-like: MPKESRFFNISCNGSYKKRFRKQKCITDQQQVDTEKGGNGSEDEDGSQQNSNLKIHSQNSENRRKSIGMRCRRYNENNEIDRLLRCHSSYVRRQVTHSVLPSFNMGLWPQDELVTYPSCAFTLPRPIYIANGKQELIDLCHVRPMSRDLFRKRILKSRSSYHGAKKGKKSIKDYEKNGIYHSSVFDTAERLLTQPDPYFHGSYDYYYTGGNLCILPQSGKIVHATGSDLQTLEINEFPMPEDFTVTTSLSKVASKRLSEKCEIFEIKPMIPYNGSQKDSFIVRQRNLIHLNYLNKDNDIKVLAQFRTKSTPFISFSQSERDSNKLLLTTMKQHIRLYDINVDVPRLVQLFEIDPLNKKFSWNMIRPWRENTFLYCNNYEFCVIDVRTSPDQWMSSATSVITNDFLCDHITAIQPSAFNNLFYVATNHTLSCMDIRHIKTSSSYNEPEAVISRWSHQLQYSPLLLDTYRLRNAEYIALSSPLSGDLNICQLHRQKNDEKQIIQKSQREPKHIFKSPCLPYQPPTLLEAYDRARLEGHCLQPETNVKNRILACSTGLTFSEAALHDSQLPALGLILTSNSMGDIFLQALTKREANESDTRCSTQSTETIKDFAKKLSDQEEPLNYTHIENMKAMRKIFLCSFLNREIKEDVDAMDDSYSENDIANPIQPIKKKRKRLHLGRWQKSLSTLHSYKDALVPDLLSIWDIEMDNENDALRLGNLDGSSRVKPDPEKKVQNWLDINVCPPMVNIPNTNVSEIDTSIFLNQSQDIIDFENVVQSTQLINASTFDTTLHNNTTVNLDISKNSDVPLNTTSNSLDQSKKKKKAKKFVKGF, from the exons ATGCCAAAAGAATccagatttttcaacatttcgtGTAATGgatcatataaaaaacgttttcggaAGCAGAAATGTATTACTGACCAGCAACAAGTTGACACCGAAAAAGGTGGTAATGGTAGTGAGGATGAGGATGGAAGccagcaaaattcaaatttaaaaatacattcGCAGAATAGCGAAAATCGACGCAAATCCATTGGAATGCGTTGCAGGCGTTACaatgaaaataatgaaattgataGGCTACTGCGGTGTCATTCTTCATATGTGCGACGTCAGGTAACACACTCTGTTTTGCCCTCTTTTAATATGGGTTTGTGGCCACAAGATGAATTGGTTACTTATCCCTCTTGCGCGTTTACACTTCCCCGCCCTATATATATTGCCAATGGTAAACAGGAATTAATAGATTTATGTCATGTGCGTCCTATGTCTAGAGATTTGTTTCGAAAACGCATTTTAAAATCAAGGAGTTCATATCATGGTGCCAAGAAAG gcaaaaaatcaataaaagactacgaaaaaaatggaatatacCATAGCTCTGTTTTCGACACCGCTGAACGATTACTCACCCAACCAGATCCATACTTTCATGGCAGTTATGATTATTACTATACAGGAGGAAATTTATGTATACTTCCTCAAAGCGGGAAGATAGTACATGCAACTGGGTCCGATTTACAAACGTTGG AAATTAATGAATTCCCAATGCCAGAGGATTTTACTGTTACCACTTCTTTGAGCAAAGTGGCTTCCAAGAGATTAAGCGAAAAGTGTGAAATATTCGAAATAAAGCCTATGATTCCTTATAATGGTTCTCAAAAGGACAGTTTTATTGTCCGCCAAAGAAATCTGATCCACCTCAATTATCTGAATAAAGATAACGATATAAAAGTCTTGGCACAATTTCGTACAAAATCTACACCTTTCATTAGTTTTTCACAATCAGAACGTGATAGCAATAAACTGCTCTTGACAACAATGAAACAGCATATACGACTTTACGATATAAATGTTGATGTGCCTAGACTGGTTCAATTGTTCGAAATCGATCCActtaataagaaattttcctGGAATATGATAAGACCTTGGcgtgaaaatacatttttatattgcAACAATTATGAATTTTGTGTAATCGACGTAAGAACTTCACCCGATCAATGGATGTCGTCAGCAACATCAGTTATCACGAATGATTTCCTATGTGATCATATAACTGCCATTCAACCCAGtgcatttaataatttattttatgtagCAACTAACCATACGTTGAGTTGTATGGACATACGTCACATTAAAACCTCTTCATCATATAATGAGCCCGAAGCCGTAATAAGTCGTTGGTCACATCAATTGCAATATAGTCCATTATTGTTAGATACATATCGATTGCGAAATGCAGAGTATATTGCTCTATCATCACCATTATCAGGAGATTTAAACATTTGCCAGTTGCATCGTCAAAAAAACGATGAAAaacaaatcatacaaaaatCGCAGCGGGAAcccaaacatattttcaaaTCGCCATGTTTGCCATATCAACCACCAACTTTGCTTGAAGCATATGATCGGGCCCGCTTAGAGGGTCATTGTTTACAGCCGGAGACAAATGTAAAGAATCGCATATTAGCTTGTTCTACGGGATTGACATTTAGTGAAGCAGCATTGCATGATAGTCAACTTCCTGCTCTTGGGTTAATTCTTACTTCAAATTCTATGGGTGATATTTTTCTACAGGCGTTGACTAAACGTGAGGCTAATGAAAGCGACACCAGATGTAGTACCCAGAGTACTGAAACAAtaaaagattttgcaaagaaaCTTTCCGATCAGGAGGAGCCATTAAACTATACAcatattgaaaatatgaaag CTATGCGTAAAATTTTCCTTTGTTCATTTCTGAATAGAGAAATTAAAGAAGATGTGGATGCAATGGACGACAGTTATAGTGAAAATGATATTGCTAATCCCATACAGCCCATTAAAAAGAAACGAAAACGGCTTCATCTTGGGCGATGGCAAAAATCATTATCCACTTTACACTCTTATAAAGACGCATTAGTTCCTGATCTTCTATCCATATGGGACATTGAAATGGACAATGAAAATGATGCACTACGACTTGGTAATTTAGACGGTAGTAGTCGTGTTAAACCAGATCCTGAGAAGAAAGTACAAAATTGGCTTGATATTAACGTATGCCCTCCTATGGTTAATATACCAAATACAAACGTATCGGAAATTGATACTAGCATATTTCTGAATCAAAGTCAAGACATAATCGATTTTGAAAATGTAGTTCAATCCACACAACTAATAAATGCATCTACGTTCGATACAACTTTGCATAATAATACTACTGTTAATTTGGATATATCTAAAAATAGTGATGTGCCTTTGAATACTACAAGCAATTCCCTGGATCAAagtaaaaagaagaaaaaggcGAAAAAGTTTGTAAAAGGTTTTTAA